Proteins encoded together in one Lathyrus oleraceus cultivar Zhongwan6 chromosome 5, CAAS_Psat_ZW6_1.0, whole genome shotgun sequence window:
- the LOC127079784 gene encoding heat shock 70 kDa protein 15-like: MKNSFGGYNKNTKKNQMQNLHEESQRYYYWNVETEETSWEVPQVLIQADPLPPAFVNIKTNSATVGVDDSNMLSAPMLSTPTIVCFGKKQRFIGIVGAASTMMNPKNSISQIKRLIIKQFSDPDLQRDLKSLPYTVTEGPDGYPLIQARYLGEVKAFTPTQVFAMMLSNMKEIAEKNLNAAVNDCCIGTPVYFTDVQRRAVLDAATIAGLNPLRLLHETTATALACGIYKTDLPENDQLNVAFVDIGHASIPGDVIESTGYGIDWTLDGIHRKLYLRTGFMNSTVFTRTEA, translated from the coding sequence ATGAAGAATAGTTTTGGAGGATATaacaaaaacacaaaaaaaaatcaaatgcAAAACCTGCATGAAGAAAGCCAACGTTATTACTACTGGAATGTTGAAACCGAGGAGACTTCATGGGAAGTGCCCCAGGTTTTGATTCAAGCTGATCCTTTACCTCCTGCTTTTgtcaacatcaaaacaaatagTGCCACAGTTGGTGTGGATGATTCCAACATGCTTTCAGCTCCGATGCTGAGTACCCCTACTATTGTTTGTTTTGGTAAAAAGCAACGGTTTATTGGTATTGTCGGTGCTGCTTCAACTATGATGAATCCTAAGAATTCAATCTCACAGATTAAGAGGCTTATTATAAAGCAGTTTTCGGATCCTGATTTGCAGCGTGATCTTAAGTCTTTGCCTTATACTGTCACTGAAGGACCAGACGGATATCCTTTGATTCAGGCTAGGTACTTGGGGGAAGTGAAGGCGTTTACGCCTACGCAAGTGTTTGCTATGATGCTGTCGAATATGAAGGAGATAGCTGAGAAGAATCTTAATGCGGCGGTTAATGATTGTTGCATTGGGACTCCGGTTTATTTCACTGATGTTCAGAGAAGAGCTGTTTTGGATGCTGCAACTATTGCTGGTTTGAACCCGCTTCGGTTGCTTCATGAAACTACTGCTACTGCATTGGCGTGTGGGATTTATAAAACAGATCTGCCTGAAAATGATCAACTGAATGTGGCTTTTGTGGACATTGGACATGCTAGTATTCCAGGTGATGTTATAGAAAGTACAGGTTATGGCATTGATTGGACACTTGATGGAATTCACAGGAAACTATATTTAAGGACCGGATTCATGAACTCCACTGTGTTTACCAGGACAGAAGCCTAA